A single region of the Stigmatella aurantiaca genome encodes:
- a CDS encoding glycosyltransferase has protein sequence MELFPIQILFLVVLMNRYILGPLMRRVRGDQFDATNDDYEPTVAIIIPLFNEGEGIYHAIHSLLLQDYPPDKLSIVVVDDCSKDDSHAWALKAAENHPNVLVMRNPENMGKRKGINRGVRATCSEVVVSVDSDVIVDRGAVRQLVRRFLHPRIAAVGGRTYVTNRHQTWLTRMVEIKFHFAQEWLKDLERGFRSVMCLSGCLTAYRRHVLEELEPILEARAIAGVAIKYGEDRFLTRQIIKAGYETLYTTDAVCFTAAPTHLPGYFAQQLRWRRSNLVDMLGGLSHAWRLHPVVAVHYVSQLGLLLAYPVVIVHNVLTGEFWDILAIHVLVVGLMGFIYRWETRHLPEDRRVPGLSFLPMALLMPVTYALFTPLALLTLDSGSWETRGAPSANADTPAPPDTALLPTQTAGGLS, from the coding sequence ATGGAGCTATTTCCCATTCAAATCCTGTTCCTCGTGGTGTTGATGAACCGGTACATCCTGGGTCCCTTGATGCGGCGGGTCCGGGGTGATCAGTTCGATGCAACGAATGATGACTACGAGCCCACGGTGGCCATCATTATTCCCCTCTTCAATGAAGGCGAAGGCATCTACCACGCCATCCACAGCCTGCTGTTACAGGACTACCCCCCTGACAAGCTGTCGATTGTCGTGGTCGATGACTGCTCCAAGGACGACAGCCATGCCTGGGCCCTGAAGGCCGCCGAGAACCACCCCAATGTCCTGGTGATGCGCAACCCGGAGAACATGGGCAAGCGCAAGGGCATCAACCGGGGGGTGCGCGCCACCTGCTCGGAGGTCGTCGTCTCGGTGGACTCGGACGTCATCGTGGACCGGGGCGCCGTGCGGCAGCTCGTCCGGCGGTTTCTCCACCCCCGGATCGCCGCGGTGGGCGGGAGAACCTATGTGACGAACCGCCACCAGACCTGGCTCACGCGGATGGTCGAGATCAAGTTTCACTTCGCCCAGGAGTGGCTCAAGGATCTGGAGCGGGGATTCCGCTCGGTGATGTGTCTGTCCGGGTGTCTGACGGCGTATCGCCGCCATGTGCTGGAGGAGCTCGAGCCCATCCTGGAGGCGCGGGCCATCGCCGGGGTCGCCATCAAGTACGGCGAGGACCGCTTCCTCACCCGGCAGATCATCAAGGCGGGCTATGAGACCCTCTACACCACGGACGCGGTCTGCTTCACCGCCGCCCCCACCCACCTGCCGGGGTACTTCGCGCAGCAGCTGCGCTGGCGCCGCTCCAACCTGGTGGACATGCTGGGCGGGCTCAGCCACGCCTGGCGGCTGCACCCCGTGGTGGCGGTCCACTATGTCTCGCAGCTCGGGCTGTTGCTCGCCTACCCCGTCGTCATCGTCCACAACGTGTTGACCGGGGAGTTCTGGGACATCCTGGCCATACACGTGCTCGTGGTGGGGCTCATGGGCTTCATCTACCGCTGGGAGACGCGCCACCTGCCGGAGGACCGGCGCGTCCCGGGCCTGAGCTTCCTGCCCATGGCCCTGTTGATGCCCGTCACCTACGCCCTCTTCACGCCACTGGCGCTGTTGACGCTGGATTCGGGCAGTTGGGAAACGCGGGGCGCGCCGTCCGCGAACGCGGACACACCGGCACCGCCTGATACCGCCCTGCTGCCCACTCAGACCGCAGGGGGCCTCTCATGA
- a CDS encoding Rieske 2Fe-2S domain-containing protein, with product MRITFIGHAGFVVETSSAVVVMDPWLSPRGAFDSAWMQLPRNHHLAPQVRELLESSPKQRYLYISHEHQDHFDPEFLETLTKRDFSVLIPKFQRSALRDTLQAYGCKRIISCRDGQEIPVPGGGYIKLFLTESGTNRDSGVLVRGDGQSFLNLNDCKIHDRLARIVESEGSIDFFSAQFSGAIWHPTCYEYSREVYEEISLKKRASKFEAVARAIQTVNPRAFLAAAGPACFLDPALFHLNLEKVNIFPRAPELFAFLKDRLPQVSTRYLEPMPGDVLEGTSLEWVHQSPERLTDENLPDYLHAYASDMAHLFRERRRNILRAEAEVIHGQLQMELRRKLDRLELHGRVGMPLYMGLNELPGQWLRVDFRLRRVDIVPEIKERSRYTMRVAAPDIARVLERKLTWEELLLSFRHRMSRTPDVYDPILHAFLGLEIEDVGEFCQDLLAAEARRERTVVTAGVKRYAIQRFCPHQGADLTEAWVEGGRYLLCPRHRWQFDLQDGGRCSANGLSIEAKCLPDTERERRQQPVREAQTQL from the coding sequence ATGCGGATCACGTTTATCGGCCATGCTGGCTTTGTCGTTGAAACGTCCAGCGCCGTGGTGGTGATGGATCCCTGGCTGTCACCCAGGGGCGCATTCGATTCTGCGTGGATGCAGTTGCCCAGGAACCATCACCTCGCGCCGCAAGTGCGCGAGCTGCTGGAGTCATCACCCAAGCAGCGGTACCTGTACATCAGCCATGAGCACCAGGATCACTTCGATCCCGAGTTCCTCGAGACGTTGACGAAGCGGGACTTCTCGGTGCTCATTCCGAAGTTCCAGCGGTCCGCGCTGCGCGACACGCTCCAGGCGTACGGCTGCAAGCGGATCATCTCCTGCCGGGACGGGCAGGAGATCCCCGTGCCGGGAGGCGGCTACATCAAGCTGTTCCTCACGGAGTCCGGGACGAACCGGGACTCGGGGGTGTTGGTGAGGGGAGATGGACAATCCTTTCTCAACCTCAACGACTGCAAGATTCACGACCGGCTGGCGCGAATCGTGGAGTCCGAGGGCTCCATCGACTTCTTCTCCGCCCAGTTCTCGGGCGCCATCTGGCACCCCACCTGCTACGAGTACTCGCGCGAGGTGTACGAGGAGATCTCGCTCAAGAAGCGCGCCAGCAAGTTCGAGGCGGTGGCGCGGGCCATCCAGACGGTCAACCCCCGGGCCTTCCTGGCCGCGGCGGGCCCCGCCTGCTTCCTGGACCCCGCGCTGTTTCACCTGAACCTGGAGAAGGTGAACATCTTCCCCCGGGCCCCCGAGCTGTTCGCCTTCCTGAAGGACCGCTTGCCCCAAGTCTCGACGCGGTACCTCGAGCCCATGCCCGGCGACGTGCTGGAGGGGACGAGCCTGGAGTGGGTTCACCAGTCGCCCGAGCGCCTCACGGACGAGAACCTGCCGGACTACCTGCACGCCTATGCCTCGGACATGGCGCACCTGTTCCGGGAGCGGCGCCGCAACATCCTCCGGGCCGAGGCGGAGGTGATTCACGGGCAGCTGCAGATGGAGCTGCGGCGCAAGCTGGACCGCCTGGAACTGCACGGACGGGTGGGGATGCCGCTGTACATGGGCCTGAACGAGCTGCCCGGACAATGGCTGCGGGTGGACTTCCGGCTGCGGCGCGTGGACATTGTTCCGGAAATCAAGGAGCGCAGCCGGTACACGATGAGGGTGGCGGCCCCGGACATCGCGCGTGTGCTGGAGCGCAAGCTGACCTGGGAGGAGCTGTTGCTCTCGTTCCGGCACCGGATGAGCCGCACGCCGGATGTCTACGATCCCATCCTCCATGCCTTCCTGGGCCTGGAGATCGAGGACGTGGGGGAGTTCTGCCAGGACTTGCTCGCCGCGGAGGCGCGGCGCGAGCGCACCGTGGTGACGGCCGGGGTGAAGCGCTACGCCATCCAGCGGTTCTGCCCGCACCAGGGCGCGGACCTGACCGAAGCCTGGGTCGAGGGGGGACGGTACCTCCTGTGCCCGCGGCACCGGTGGCAGTTCGATTTGCAGGACGGGGGCCGGTGCTCGGCCAACGGCCTGTCCATCGAGGCCAAGTGCCTGCCGGACACGGAGCGTGAGCGGCGGCAGCAGCCGGTCCGGGAGGCCCAGACCCAGCTCTGA